TTATGGGCTAACAACCGAGATGGGAAGCCTTTGGGTCTAGTATAGTCTTTTAATCTTTTGTAACATTCTGGTGTGATCATTCCGTAGGACACTGGTTAGATTTTTATATGGGTTCTATGGCAAAACTTTCTCATTCTATTTTTCgtatatgtaaatttataaaattaattgcaTTGAACTGAAAGGAGAAAATTTAGTGCAGATAACGGAAAATGTAAGGGAGATGAACAAACCGGCTTGACTTCGCCATTCCATATGCAATGAGCAGCCAAAAATCCAATAACAGCAGGTACAATATACAAAAGTGCAGGCTGAAAAGTAcagtaagaaaaaaaaggaaatgatcACGTTTGCCCAACAAGTACATACATAAAGATGGATACAGTAAAGAGGATCGTGCAATAGTCACCTGTGCAGCCTGGAACCAGTTCATGACAAGTATGGTAAGCACCACCCCGAAGGTGTAACCCATAAAAGCACTCTTAAAATACTGGCTGTCCCTCCCTCTAGAAACATCGAATCGCAAAGCCAATGCTACAAAAATACCTAAAGGGCGAAACCACAATCATATATACAAGCATGCAGAATACAATCTGGTAAGCTATGCACGCTAGAAGTTCACATTTTAATGGCTGTCCAAAGAGCAACTCCACAGAAATGTAACCGTGGTACAAGAGTCATTTCcagatttcattttttcttccaaaatgaTTATCTAATTTAATTCTTCATCATCAACATTTCCATGATCCATCAATCTTATCCattataacaaaagaaaaaaaaaatctttcttcaaataatttattaataagtaatctttctttaaataattaataacagaaaaatcttaaattaagATAAATGTGTCAAAATATTGGTCTGCCAGAGTAGAAGACAATCTCTCCTCAGTCCTCACCTTGAAGATAAAATGCATGGCAATTATTGGTTATAACTAAAAGAAGGCAAAATCTATCCAAGAAAGTCCTAGATGAAAGCAGTAGTTATTACTTTTCAGTCAAACCATATCTCTCCACTACCCAAAGAataaaggggagagagagagagagagagagagagagagagagagagagagagagagagagagagagagtaaacaTAAAGTATGCAATGCTCAGGCTTTGATAAATGTCATAAAGGACACATTTCGGCACTATCTAGTCAATAATTCTACATGCGCCTTGAACGCAAAAACCCCAAGATGACACTAGAAGTAATGTAGCTGCAAATGTTGCACATGATTTTGAGAGACTAATCCCAGAAACAGGGAAGATATCTGCATCAAGATAATGGGCCACTTGATATACAACATCCTCCTTAAAATGGtattaaaaaggaaatgcaCAAGGTCACAGCAACAATGAATGCATCCCCCTGATATCACATAATCACATGCACCCTTAAGAATGTCTCTATTGGCAAAATCACAAACAACATACGAAAAAACCGTTGGTGATCTTCAAAGACGATAAAGTGGCAGACACATCAATTAAAGGTCCCAATCTTACCAGGGATTACAATGTCACCAAGTCCAAGCATGGAGAATGGTCGAGCAGAATCTGCTGTGGGAAACAAAAGCTGCATATAAATTGAATGATGTGTGATCAGAATGATAGACAGCGccacttatccaaaaaaaaaaaaagagagagagattgaattAAAGACCATCATATATCAATTATCCAATTGTGGAACACAACATGCAGAATTCAAAAGACAAAAATGTATTTGAACAGCAAATGCATAAATTTCAATTAAGAGGGACGGTTTACCTTGATGGGAGCATCAAAAGATTTTGCAACACTAACCATCACTGGAGTGAAGAAAACCCAGAAAatatcatatacaaaaagtccAGCCTGTAAAGGATGAAGATGGGAAAAGTTATACATATACAGAAAGTTGACCAGAGCACATTAATTGCAAGCTTAGGGTACAGGTAATAAACATTTCAGCAAGGTCAGGCGATCTGCAATAGAAAgaatattcacaaaatattatatCTAGGAAGTTGGGAACTCCTAATATTTCCATAAGTTAgacataaatacatattttcctAGAGGGATAAGAAGATGAAAAGGCAACAACGCAGAGAACATGTCAGTATGAAATGAGCTCTGATATATTAggtgtcagagagagagagagagagagagagagagaggcattcCTAGCAAtgtatgatcaaaatgaaaaacGGTTGAACAAATCATTTTTGAGGTTCttatagcaaaaaaaaaaaaaaaaaaaaatccttgttTGAATCTAAGCCTTTTAAAGCTAAGTACAGAATGACAGAACAATGTTTCTTCGctcaaataaaaaggaaagaggaGTTTCACATTCTTATATCAGAAAGGGCATATCAGGAATACAACTAAACTGAAACAAGGAAAGCACGCACCTCCTAACAAAAACAATAGGTGAAAAAGAGGGCCCCTCAGGATGTAATGTTAGTGGGGACAGAGGAAGACAGAGAGAAGCAGAATCGTACAAGTGTTCTGAAACTGTGTAAATTGAAATGATGCAATCACAATGTCTAAAGTctgaaagtaaaaatatattgtgataGCAAGTGGTGGTGGAGAGTGAACAATGAACATATCTATAGATCTTTCCTAGGACAACAAATCAAGTCAAGCAAATACAGAAACCTATTCGAGAACACCACTAGACGCCTGACAATAATCTAACCTAAAGTAAAATAAGACCAGCCATAGCGGTGACTGATATGTGAGTGTGATGTGTGCAAATATCTGATATATATCACAGTAGAAAACAAACAATGGATACAGTCAAACAGTTTGAATAAAAAGTAAttctttgggggaaataataaaaaataatttccttCTTTGATAAGAATCAATACGATCTTTGTAAGGTTCCTGTTCTAAATGAAATTcaaagatcttttttttttttataagtttgttTTGTACAATCAATTATAAATGTAGTTCTCCGACATCCTAATAAAGCATGCAGGAAGCACTGGATAGCAAGAAAAACATAATTCTGTGCTTTAGTTTCAGCAGAAAGATTGGTATTAATTCCATAAGTCCTACTTCTTACCAAAAGGATGGCGCCAGTCTTGAAAGACCCAAGAGAAAGCATTTCAATTCCCTGCAAATAACAAAAACGAAACCTTTCAAATTATATTGACAGTAGACACAATATATAAAAGCAGCTCGATGACAGTATTTTCCCATTTTATTGAATAGACAGTAGCAACAAAAAGGTTTCATTCAAAAGGATGCTAGCAAACCTGTATGCAGAAAGCAAGTCCCAGTATATTGTTAGCAAGCCAATGCTTCTGCGAAGCATACCATGCGCAGAAAAAGGTGCCAGGGATTGCAGCTATGATCTGAGATTTTGTGAACTCAATGTCCAAAGCTGTGTAAGAAATGTGTAAGGAAAAATATCATTCTGCATAATAAAACCAAGATAATGTCAACTAGATCAAACGAAAAATGCAGAGGAGCAGAAAACCAATATAATACTTTTAACATGATGGTTTACATGCCTTAGGACACAAAAAATCATTGTATACTTGACTAAGAGGCACATAGCAGTTAAAAAGTTTCAAAAGAATAATCTTTTCAGAATTGACCAAGTAAATGCATTTAATTCACAGAGCATAAAACCTACTGCTTTCTCAGccataattttctttcttttttttaatcgagCTTGTGTCCAATATATTGCAAGAAAGCAAACAAAAGCTTTAGAAAGATTAGCCTAGCTTAAAATGATGTGCATGCAAGGTGTAACTCTTGAGATATTAGTGTATTATGCACTTTCATTTTAACCAGAAAAACTTAATTTAGGTCAGCAAAACTTTCCATCTTAGAACTTGAAAGCAAACtagaaaaatattgtgaagGCTATTGAGAAATAACGACAAACCATCATCAAACCTCAAATATATTGGAttttaaagttatatatttagTTAACAGGCATGGCCCAGTTATATATCTAAACCATCAGCAGAACAACAATATGCAAGCACTTGTGTCGTCTATCAAGTTGCAgaagtatcatttttcttataggtaAGTTGCAGAAGTATTATATTTAGTTGAAACAATCTGAACATGATTTAAGATAACAGATTGAGCTGATATATGAGGAAAAGTTGGatttcaaagttcatgtgaAGATTCGTAGCAAAAATTTAGCAGATGTAAAATCCACAGAAACAACACATACAGTGGAAATATGGAAAACGCCAGGTTATAACGTCCTGATTCCAATGCTCTGGCAGATAACGCTTAATAGCAGGTAACAATGTTGCCCTGACAAAGCAGATTATATAAGATAATTTGTAAagaatatataagataatgaaGCAATCAAATATAAACCAATTATTTTAATCATGATAAACAATCCCATATGGAAAAAACATACGAAAGTGCGACGATTCCAAGCACAAAGAAGTAACACGTTAATACAGCATTGACCAAGTCCTTGGATAGAAACTTGAAAAGCAAAAAGAGTGATAACAGCATTGCACTTCCAACAAAAGGGAAACGCATGGCATGCTCATTTGACATTGTCTCCTGCATAGATATACACAATATATTTTAGGTAAGATTGGTCTGGAGAACAAAACTATAGAcgtagaagatgatgaagactAGCACTGCTTTACTTACAGAAGGTGGAGTTGGCTTAACAGATCTGTAGCAACCCACATAAACAGTAAGGCAAGCCGTCAAAACAACATTTAGGTTTGGATCCACTCTAACAACAAGTGGTGCTAAAGTTAAACCTGTATTcaaaaattaatgaattaaattacatagTTGGTCAAGCCCCATGTCTCAGGTGCATCTTTCTATATGCACATAAAGCATATAAAGGTGAGCCCTGTCCATCCTCCACCCCTTGGTAAGGGTGAGAGGAGATTCCATCTCTTCCAAAGACCACTGGCCTCGATGTCTCCTGGGAATTAGATATATGCAACAACATAGAGCTTGTAATACGAAATAAAATCTCCAGCAACATTAAGGGACAATCGGCTACCACGTAGAACTCAAAACACATATAACCATTGGACGAGACTGAACAAAACAAACATTGGGGGTTTTAGGAAGTAAGTATCTTGAAAGATCAATTGCTACTAAATGCTACAAACAGGGGCAGGCTGGTGGCTGAAACACATAGACGCCACATGGATTTCCACAAATTAGAACGTGATTTCATCCATATGGGTCCCCCCAAAATAAGGTCAAGCAAGCTTTATCTTAAACTTATCCAATCATATGTATGTAAGCCAGAATATAGAAGGTGTATAGACAAACGCAAATTCTCAAAAAATTTGCGCACTGTCCATTTGCTATGGAAAAGGTATTCACTCAAGCACCATTGGAACTTTTCATTTTACGCAAACAGCATCACTCTCGGGAGCCTCGAATTCATGAAAGTTTGAACAACGTCGAACAAGCAATGCGCAATTCCACAAAATCGGATTTCACTAATGCCGCGAAACAGTAAAAGTAAAAGCTAACCTGCTAAAGCTACATTCGCCAATCGCTCAACGTTTTTCATCGTTATCTGAATCTAAAATCACAAGCGTGACTAAGAATCCCGATCAATTATCAGAATTCTCCCAGTACAGATTCCTCTGCGATCACAAACCTACAAAAAACTCGAAAAGCTTTAGTATTAGCAAGATTTATCCTAATTGTTGCTCGAAATAATTGAGTTTCCGAACGAAGACGCAATATTTCAATACTTGAACCGAAAATACACTTTAAGAAAatcgaaataaataaatactgtaCAATTCTTCGGCAACAGCACGGATATCTTCTACCTATTCGCTTCCCTCGCAGATCGGAGAAGAGATTCAGATTTTGATAATCTGTAGTTTTAAATAGGGTTTTAACTATAGAATGAAATGGAGGGGCCAGGGAGGATAATGAGGTGGTTAGTGTTATAATTTAGAGGGCCGATGAATACCCATGGGCCATAGCTGTTACGTAGACTTCGGTGACAAtcaattactaatttactattggAGTTTTGTGAGAATCGGAAGCAGCGGAATTAACGTGGCTACGTTTTATTGGTTGCCATGGTGGCTTGATGAGAGAAAGCTGTAAGGAACGCACTGTCAGATAGTTGAAGAGTGATTTGGCTAATTTATATTTGGCCACGTAATTTGAGGTCTACGCCCCCAATGGGATTCAACCACGTCAGACTCGGGAAAATCTTTCCCCTTCCTAAGACTAGTCACTAGCTAGACTATGGACGAATTAGGAAATGTGTTCAGCATTCACGGCATTGTTCTATATGATTAGAAAACATGAGTAAAATTACTGCAAATGAGATGATGTTAAATGGTCTATCGACCCATTTATCAACCAAAGTCCTTTGCACTTTTTTTAGACaaacaattttattataatgttctgaataaattttaaaatcaaatcgatatacattaattataaaaatttaaaaatcaatacaGTTTGACTTATCATCAAATTGAAACTTTTGATTGTTTTGATTTCAGTCCGATCCAATCCAATTTTTTCGATTATCGATTTACATATATGGTGCTATATAAGTTTAGACATGGGCGTCAGtttctctaatttttattttttaaaaaagtaagtttatattaataatttaatattaatattaatgtttaaaattaaaattttatgttatattaattttatattttaagattaaaatttatatgatatagaaaatgttatattacaaattataaaattaattttatattatatcaaattttatattaaatatatgtgaataataaaattaaaattttatgttatattaatttataatttaacatataatataaaaaattataaataatatatatcgaTTCGGTTTGATtcaaaccaatttttaaaatacaaagaTCAGCAAAACCGATTCTTAAAAATGGGTACCAGACTGATTACATTggattattcattatatagtaatgaataattaataattaaaaaactatttaatttttttaattattaatttattttatcttctcatattttactattctacccatttatatgttaattattaatcatattctaattaaattatgggtcaaaaattatattttttcaattgtcatttaatgctaataatcacaaatatttaattaaacccatatattttatataaatatcttaattacaaatcaaatttctatattttcCATCCAACTATATTTAGCATGATCTGGAGATAGAAATGagttagaaaaaattaataaaataagaatttactTTTTGTACAGTAtatatcaaatttgatattcTCTTTATAAATACTGTAGCTAAAAGCTACAAAATTTAGTATTGACTAATCCGTTGCAAGTAGATTTTCTAtctattagttaaaaaatacacTCTTTTTTAGATGTAGATAATCTATTAACAGTGCtaagagtttttattttaggCTGTGAATAGCAACTACAAAAGAAACAATCCACCAATTTTAGATGAGTTGTTACAACTgagaaaattttattgtttgatTATCTTGAATAGGGggttgtaaaaaattatttaaatataatttttattttaaaatttgaaaaggttgtaatattttttatgttttatttaaaattttaaaaaattgtattgaattttgtgatcagataataattaaataaaaaatttgataatttaaaattaaaaaatattttatatttgagattgaTGTctggaaaagaaatatttaagaaCACCTTAGTGTTCAAACTAGTCATTTCCTTTAAGGTAGACTAGAAAATTTTATTGTTCCAAggccttaaaaattaaaatgtatacCTCAAGTTATCACTAGTTTTTCGTTAATTAAAACTATCATTGTCGAATAAAATTTTATCCTTAAGATTCTacgaataattaaatttttaaagaacatgaacgatcatgtttttaaatttttaatcaagTATACAATTCAATAGTTTAAAATCAagtgtttttttattgattaatattatatacagacgtaaaatatataaatgttgttcagtcattttaaaaaagaattaaatttattattaaaaaattaaaatttttatataaattttatatttatttatttttttaaaaataattatataatacttacacatttataattataattaccatttttttatttttattttgcggGACTCACCGCCCACCAGAGGGAAAAGTGAAAAGGAGGTTTTGAGTTTGAGAAAGTTCTCGGACACACAGAAAGACATACAATACGAAACTCTATTATATCAGAGGATTCTGAATTCGCTCTAGAAGAATGGGGCAACTACGGTTTCACCAACTCCGAACACCTCATTCTTCATGCAATCTCATGCCCATGGCTTCTTTTTCCCGTCCAACAAAAATTCCTACTCTTCCAGTACCTCACCCCATCTCTTATACTCGAAGACTCACCAGACCCAATAAAGCCCTCCATTCTCACCCTCTCTCCTCTGCTGCTCGACCCCACATCGTATGCAAGATGAACGGTTCAGGTAAACCTTATCCCCCTCGTTTTAGCTATCATACATACTTCGTATTCGCCATCGTCTAATTTTAAGTCAAAGGTTTCTGTCCTAGTAGTTTTTACAAACACTTGATGTGTGTCATGTCCCGTATCTACTTGATGCCACCTTGCTGAGCATGTTGCTCCTCTTGAAGCACAGTTTGCTTTAAAAAATAGTTCCAAGGCACTTTTGGAGCTATTTTTCTAGCCTTTTTGAGAGTGTAAGCTGCTTTGATTTTATCTAAAGATGAAACCTTCAAAGCAAGGAAGCCATTTCTAAATGCTAACCCAATCCCTCAATAACACCTACAAAAGTAATTTGATTTATGTGAAATATGCTAATGGGGGATATGCTTTTCTCATTTCCTTTCTGCTGGACTTGACTTCATTCAGTCTTATATGTCGGGGAAAAGAACTGTTAAGCAACCTCATAATTATGTTTGTTAGATATGATATCACAGCTGGAACTCGGAAAGCCTGAAGAGAGAAGAAAGCCGGAGAGACGTGTTAATGGGATTTTCTGGATTATACTTCTTAATATTGGAATATATGTGGCGGATCACTTCTTTCAGGTAGTGATTTATCGTGGCTTAATGTTATGGATTTTCTCTTTTGTTAGGTATGAACtttattaataagaataaaagacTGGGCgaagcccgagtacacaggtATTGTTATGGATTTTtgttaagtatatttttaaaattttgtgggTTCGAACCCCACAGCCTGcaattaactaattaaaaagattatacttataaaaaaaaaagtatatttttaaaattttatggacAAAATGATGTTATTTGACTGATGATGGAGTTGGGCATGGAACCTATACGGAACACCCTTCCATCCTAAAGAGAAGGCCCAAGAATTACCGAAGCTTGGCATTACATTCCAAGATTTGAGGCTCTTCCTAGATTTGGACGCCAGTTATCATACTCTCGTAGGATGCTATGACCAATGTGGGTATGCGTATATCCTCGAGGGAAAATTTTCTCTGTTCTACTCGTTCAATGCAGCGCTAGTCTGTGTCAAGAAGACCCATTTGCATCCAATGGGTTTCTTACCAGGAGGAAGGGGTTCGAGGGTCCAGGTGGCATTGCCCTCTAAGGCTCGGAGCTCAGCAGACATGGCCTCACGCCAATGagggtggcgattggcagtggaATAACAGGAAGGATCAACAGAAGTGGTGAGAGCAGTTAAAAAGGTAAGATGAGAAGGAGAAAAACGAGAATAGGAAAGAAAAGCAGATAAAGGATGAGCAGTACCTGAAACTGATGCAGCGGATGAGGATGCAGTGGACTCCGTATGTATGGTCGGACAGACGTAATCCTGTAGATAA
This genomic window from Carya illinoinensis cultivar Pawnee chromosome 7, C.illinoinensisPawnee_v1, whole genome shotgun sequence contains:
- the LOC122317031 gene encoding signal peptide peptidase-like; protein product: MKNVERLANVALAGLTLAPLVVRVDPNLNVVLTACLTVYVGCYRSVKPTPPSETMSNEHAMRFPFVGSAMLLSLFLLFKFLSKDLVNAVLTCYFFVLGIVALSATLLPAIKRYLPEHWNQDVITWRFPYFHSLDIEFTKSQIIAAIPGTFFCAWYASQKHWLANNILGLAFCIQGIEMLSLGSFKTGAILLAGLFVYDIFWVFFTPVMVSVAKSFDAPIKLLFPTADSARPFSMLGLGDIVIPGIFVALALRFDVSRGRDSQYFKSAFMGYTFGVVLTILVMNWFQAAQPALLYIVPAVIGFLAAHCIWNGEVKPLLEFDESKTANSSKESKKVE